The sequence CGTTGCGCCAAAAAGATTTCAGTGTATTGGTTATAAACCTGCACTTTAAAATCTTTGTCAATGGCATAAATCACCTCGTCAATCACATTTACAATGCTATTTGTATAATGTACTTGACGATGCATTTCTTCTTGTGTGGCGTGCAACTCTTCCATATTCTGGCGCAACTCTTCCTCTTGTGCGAGCATTTCTTCATTTTTTTGCTGCACATCTTGAAGTAACTCCTGCGTTTGACGTTCCAACGCAGCCATTTGCGTAATATCTTTAGTCATAATCACGACATATTCCACTTTTTTGTTTCTACCAAAAATCGGATTGTATTGCACCAAAAATGTGCTATCAAACCCTTCTTCTTTTTGCTGAAACGCCTCGCCTTCAAAAGCACGCACGTACAACTGACGATAACTGTCGTGCACTTCGGGCGGAAAACAATCAAAAATACTCATACCATTGGTGAGCGTAAGTCCCAAACCCATAAAAAAGTCAGAAGCCAATTGATTAAAGCGTTTTAACTGCAAATTAGGGTCAATCACAAAGATGCCATCGTTGAGCGCATTAAGTACACTATTCAAATATTTCGCTTGTTCAGTAGCTTCGTCTTGCGCTTTTTGCAAGTCATTGAACGTGTCGAGCATAGCTTCTTCTTGGGCTTTCATCATGGCGTTTTGCTCTTGCGATTCTACATAAAGTTTCTCTGCATTGGCCTTGGCTTTTACAATTTCTGTTACATTTTTGGCCAAAACCACCGCAGAAATAACTTGTCCATTTTTATTCAGAATCGGGTTGTATTGCACCTGATAATTATTACCAAAAATAGACTGAGCCATTTCATATTTTTCCCCCAAAAAACAACGCGTATAATATTGTCTATATTCGTTTTTATTTTCGGCAGGAAAGCAATCAATTACATCAGATCCTTTTTCAATATTTACACCCAAATTTTGAAAGAAATGCTTTGTATATTGGTTAAATATATCAATTTTAAGATCAGTATTTACCGTAAAAAGCACTTCGTCTATGGCATTAATAAGGTCTTCCATATAACGGCTTTGTCGGAACATTTCGTCTTGTGTAGCCTGCAATTCTTCCATATTTTGGCGCAATTCTTCCTCTTGCGCTTTCATTTCTTCGGACTGTTGTTGAGAAGTTTTTAGTAATTTTTGCGTTTGTACTGCTATTTTTGTAGAAGCAATCGAAGAAGCTATATTTTCAGCTACTTTTTCAATAAAAGCAATCTGATATGACTCAAATTTTTGAAATGCCGCTAACTCCAAAATGCCAATTACATTTTTGTCCATTTTGAGTGGCACCAATATCAAACAAGTAGGCGTAGCCTGCCCCAAACCTGACGTAATGCGAACATAATCCGTGGGAATATCTGTCATCAAGATGGTGTCTTGTTCCAAAAAACATTGCCCTACCAAGCCTTCACCAATTCCAATTTGCTTGCTAATGTACTTTTTTCGTTCATAAGCGTAGCAAGCCGTTAACTCTAAATATTTTTGTGAAATGTTATCATCGTTTAATATAAATAAAGCTCCTTGATTGGCTTTTACATATCGCACCAAATTCTGGATAATTGCGTCATTGAAAGCGGCAAAGTCTGTATAATGAGCACGCAAAATATCTGCAAATTTGGCCAAACCCTCTGTCGTCCAGTTTCTTTTGCGATCTTCTTCGGCCACTAGCATCAGTCTTTCGCGCATAAGCAAAAGTGCGTTTCCAAGTGTATCGGCTTGGCTACTAGGTTGGTATTGTGTTTGTAGTTGTCCTTGTCCAATAGCCGTAGCAAAATGGCTTGCATTGGCAATATTTTGGCCTAATTGGTTAGAAGCAGCGACAATTTCTACAAACTCATCTTGCTGTAATGGCAAGGGTTGGGTAACCGTTCCTTGTGCAAGTGTATTAAGATTATTGCTGATACGCTGTATTGGTTGCCAATACTGACGGCTGCTCCAAATTAGTAACAAAAGAAGAGATGGGATGACAATAATTGTTAGTATAATCAAATAATTGTTAGTATATTCGATATTACTTTTTGCCGTTTCCGAAAGGCCTAATTCTTGTTGTAATAAATCTGTATTTCTTATGTAAAAGAACGTAAGTAATACAAGCCAAATAAAAATAAAAGCAAACGCTAGTAAATTAAATCTACCTATTGAAGAACGTACATTAAAAAAATTAAACCACGATTTATTAGACATCGTATTTTCAATTTTTAGTACATCTACTATCATAGTAGTATTGTTATAATCAGATTGCATATTTCAAGAAATAATATTTGATAGATTAAAATAAAAATTTAACAAAATGTCAATTAAAATAACAAGCGGAATCATTTTTTTTAATTCAGTACCCTTTGATTTATGACCATCGGAAAACGCATACAAGAGCAGCGTAAAATTATAGGCTTATCGCAACAAGAACTAGCACAAAAAACAGGTACATCGCGCAGTCTCGTTGCTCAAATTGAAACGGACAAAACTAATCCAAATTTAGAATTTCTAACAGAGATTGTTAAAATATTTAACACAACATTTGAATATCTTATCACAGGCCAGCAACAACGTCCCGTAAACGTTCATTTAACTAACAACACGATAAGCAGAATTGACGCGCCCCAGCAAATAGAACAGTTGATCGGTACTAATCACTCCGAACATCTCATTCCTTTCTATAACATTGATGCGCTGGAGGTATCGGTAGATGAGCTTGAACCCAATAATATCATCCCTGATTTTTATTGGTCTATGCCTGGTTATAGAGGGTGTAAATCGTTGCCCGCTTGGGGAGAATCCATGACGAAGCTCATTTATCCTGGAGACATCATTGTATTTCGAGAAATACAAGACAAATCCATTATTAATTATGGCGATATCTATGTAATTATCACCCAAGACTACCGATTTATCAAATATATCCGAAAACACACTGATAAAAGTTATGTAATACTAGAAGCGGAAAACCGAGAATCGTATGAACCCTTCGAGCTTGAGCGCGATAAAATTATACACTTATTTCATATTAAGGCTTGGTTTAAAAGACACTCCATGTAAGCATAACATCCAAAACGCGTCAAAGAATGTTTCTTTGACGCGTTTTGGATGTATGGCAAACTCCTATATTTACTCTTTTTACAATACAAAAAAAATGATAAATACAACAAAACAATGTTATATAACCAACCTTATATTGCATTCTGCCCTATTCCAACAAAGTAATACAAACGTATGATTTTTCTAATAAATCATACAAAAAACGAATACGATACAAGAGGTAATCTTTCTCCAGCACAATATTTTGTTATTACCAATTACCTTGCATTGGTAGCTCCATCAAAAGCACTTGGCTGTCTTCTTGCGCCTCTATACTTACCTGTGCTGGCAACTGCGTAAGGCCTGCGGCATCACGATTGGCCAACACGTTATCAGCTATCGTTACTTTACCAGCCATCACGAAAGCGTAAATTCCATGTGAACGGTCGCGCACAGCACAGTCAATGGTTTTTCCTGCCGAAATCTTGGCAATCGAAAAATAGGCATCTTGATTTATCCAAAGAGCGTCTTTATCTTTTTCTATATCTGCCGAAACAACGGTGGTTATCGTGTCAGGTTTAATTTGCTCCACAAAACTTTTTTGCTCGTAGCGTGGCTTAATATTCAGCTTTTTAGGAAACAACCAAATCTGTAAAGTGTTGGCAATGGTCGTTTTAGAAGCATTAAATTCAGAATGGTGCACGCCAGTTCCCGCCGACATTACTTGCACCTCGCCAGCCATTACGGCCTCCTCGTTGCCCATGCTGTCGCGGTGCGCCAAGCCCCCAGCAATCGGAATCGTGATAATCTCCATGTTGTCGTGGCCGTGTGCTCCGAAGCCCTGACCACCCGCAATAATATCGTCATTCAATACCCGCAAAGCCCCAAAATGAATAGATTCAGGATTATAATAAGAAGAAAAACTGAAAGAATAATTAGCTTTGAGCCAGCCATAATCCGCGTGTCCACGCGCAGAGGCCTTAAATATTTTTATATTCATAACGATTGAATTTTGTTGTTAATACATTTATTGTATAGACACTTTTTGTAATAAAAAAGTTTTCAAACGCTCGCTTCATTTCCGACTATTTGGTGTTTGCGTTGAAAAGCATTGAGCATCACAAAGCCCATCAATGTTACGAGGCTAAAGACTATCAGCACATTCCAGAGCATCGCGAAGCCCACCCACTCCACCAACTGTGTACCCAAAATCGGGGAAATAATATGTGCCACCGAATACGCTACCGTATAAAGTGCCATATACTGGCCGCGTGTACTAGGACGCGACCGCTCTACCACAAAAGAGCTCATAAATGGCATGGCGAGTATTTCGGAAAATGAAATGATCAATACATACGCCACAATCGCCCACAAGGCCTGCGCTTCCACCGCCAAAATCAGGTACGACAACAACATTAGCCCCACTCCTACCATGATGATGCGCGTAGGCTCTGATTTATGTTGAAGTTTGTAAACCACCACCATCTCCACCAACACAATTACCACACCGTTCAGGGACATGAGCAAGCCGATCGAAAATTCGTCTAAGCCACAATTGAGTTTGTAATGAAGCGGCAGCGTAGAAAAAAACTGAAAAAAGCCCGTCGCATACAAACTCACCAGCACCACAAAAACCACAAAAAACG is a genomic window of Flexibacter flexilis DSM 6793 containing:
- a CDS encoding pirin family protein → MNIKIFKASARGHADYGWLKANYSFSFSSYYNPESIHFGALRVLNDDIIAGGQGFGAHGHDNMEIITIPIAGGLAHRDSMGNEEAVMAGEVQVMSAGTGVHHSEFNASKTTIANTLQIWLFPKKLNIKPRYEQKSFVEQIKPDTITTVVSADIEKDKDALWINQDAYFSIAKISAGKTIDCAVRDRSHGIYAFVMAGKVTIADNVLANRDAAGLTQLPAQVSIEAQEDSQVLLMELPMQGNW
- a CDS encoding PAS domain-containing protein, which codes for MLLIWSSRQYWQPIQRISNNLNTLAQGTVTQPLPLQQDEFVEIVAASNQLGQNIANASHFATAIGQGQLQTQYQPSSQADTLGNALLLMRERLMLVAEEDRKRNWTTEGLAKFADILRAHYTDFAAFNDAIIQNLVRYVKANQGALFILNDDNISQKYLELTACYAYERKKYISKQIGIGEGLVGQCFLEQDTILMTDIPTDYVRITSGLGQATPTCLILVPLKMDKNVIGILELAAFQKFESYQIAFIEKVAENIASSIASTKIAVQTQKLLKTSQQQSEEMKAQEEELRQNMEELQATQDEMFRQSRYMEDLINAIDEVLFTVNTDLKIDIFNQYTKHFFQNLGVNIEKGSDVIDCFPAENKNEYRQYYTRCFLGEKYEMAQSIFGNNYQVQYNPILNKNGQVISAVVLAKNVTEIVKAKANAEKLYVESQEQNAMMKAQEEAMLDTFNDLQKAQDEATEQAKYLNSVLNALNDGIFVIDPNLQLKRFNQLASDFFMGLGLTLTNGMSIFDCFPPEVHDSYRQLYVRAFEGEAFQQKEEGFDSTFLVQYNPIFGRNKKVEYVVIMTKDITQMAALERQTQELLQDVQQKNEEMLAQEEELRQNMEELHATQEEMHRQVHYTNSIVNVIDEVIYAIDKDFKVQVYNQYTEIFLAQRRKSIEKGMNILSVFSSDVVEEQKRYYERCFAGEKFQVEKQAFGLSYLTQYNPVFDEQDNVVSVVVLAKVNSHVELENTAQKLA
- a CDS encoding XRE family transcriptional regulator, which codes for MTIGKRIQEQRKIIGLSQQELAQKTGTSRSLVAQIETDKTNPNLEFLTEIVKIFNTTFEYLITGQQQRPVNVHLTNNTISRIDAPQQIEQLIGTNHSEHLIPFYNIDALEVSVDELEPNNIIPDFYWSMPGYRGCKSLPAWGESMTKLIYPGDIIVFREIQDKSIINYGDIYVIITQDYRFIKYIRKHTDKSYVILEAENRESYEPFELERDKIIHLFHIKAWFKRHSM